A genomic stretch from Sphingobacterium sp. ML3W includes:
- a CDS encoding lipid-binding protein: MKIKNITFFFLLILGGVIASCQKEEEIGGTATQKASGDWFVRYSDDGGKTFHADYLHFATYNSAANKSDELWLDDLKTFWEMKGLVTLDLNSLTFKGTKVKEVYNNITFDVDGKILEGAAKGPGSKTPTDSIYMKIEFSDDPGTEYILSGYKRTGFLEDEH; this comes from the coding sequence ATGAAAATCAAAAATATAACATTTTTTTTCCTCCTTATCTTGGGAGGGGTAATAGCTTCTTGTCAGAAAGAAGAAGAGATTGGGGGCACAGCTACGCAAAAAGCTTCGGGTGATTGGTTTGTCAGATACTCCGATGATGGAGGAAAGACGTTCCATGCAGATTACCTTCATTTTGCGACTTATAATTCTGCAGCAAACAAGTCAGATGAGCTTTGGTTAGATGATTTGAAGACCTTTTGGGAAATGAAAGGTCTTGTAACATTGGATTTAAATAGTCTCACTTTTAAGGGAACAAAAGTGAAAGAAGTTTATAATAATATTACCTTCGATGTTGATGGTAAAATTCTCGAAGGAGCAGCTAAAGGGCCAGGCTCAAAAACCCCTACTGATTCCATTTATATGAAAATTGAATTTTCAGATGATCCTGGAACCGAGTACATTCTTTCAGGTTATAAAAGGACAGGATTTTTGGAAGATGAGCATTAA
- a CDS encoding SusC/RagA family TonB-linked outer membrane protein, with the protein MKHKLLSLFVGSMILTSVAFAQERKVSGHVTGADGKPLAGVTIAVQGSNVATQTDANGNYSISVPNGKVLVFRSIGYSDKTLIVKEGQSAFNISLSNDDHALDEVVVTAVGISRKSKSLGYATTNINNEEITRTSPVSMFDGLQGKIAGATITSQSGAPGASTKVILRGYSSIGGNNQPLYVIDGVPVNNTSLGSAGSTRSADFGNQANDINPDDIESINILKGAGATSLYGSRAANGVIVITTKKGKAGKIKVDLGTSATYSSILMLPKLQNTFGQGWSGVFSYIENGSWGPKFDGIDRLWGNVVNNQQQVKPYVGLKNNIRDFYTTGSEYNTNVAVSGGTEASTFYLSYGNISSNGIVPTDADSYGRNSVSLRGSTVYNKFKASASLNYVNRHQKFVATGQGSNTGATMFQELIQIPRDMSIIDFKDYKYIFNNLDNYFTPYAQNPYFVLNENGNNYNSDRFYGNTELNYEFTDWLSATARVGADLTNVRIKDWQAISRPDPTSPNSSRQADVGGVTEDSNYLGEINGDFLLNFKKNILEDLTFDGLLGYNFNQRETRLHNSSVAGLTIPNFYYLSNSSNAPVTTVNITKRRLMGAYAQANFGYRNYLFLTLNARKDWSSTLPIGKNTFFYPAANLSFVLSDLTDLKPYGVSFAKFRTSIGRTGNDANVYLLQSVLTPGNVAMGFGNVIFPVGGVTAFELGNTIGNNNLEPELTTEYEFGTELKFLNNRLGVDFTFYNKETDGQILSIPIAATSGYTFQVANFGLVRNRGYELTLSGTPVKTDKFSWDMTYTFAQNRNKVLELPDGLEQVSIFSGYDVDFVAIKGRPLGVFKGPTEKTDPNGNIIVNPDNGLPLQADEKVEYGTSQRDYTMGLVNTFKYKDWALGFSFDFRKGGQFWSYTSQLNYFVGNAQRTTYNDRNTYIIPGSVNEIKDGDKVVGYQENTTPIAYGDIANYWSNGQNTQSVSRNSVLDKTSLRLRDVTLSYNLPKSIAAKIKADRVSLGVYGRNLFLWLPKSNTVIDPDASTYNNDLRGELGEFGAGPTTRSYGASLKVSF; encoded by the coding sequence ATGAAACACAAATTACTCAGTTTATTCGTGGGTAGTATGATCTTAACTTCTGTGGCATTCGCCCAAGAGAGGAAGGTGAGTGGTCACGTTACAGGGGCTGATGGAAAACCGCTAGCTGGAGTGACAATCGCAGTTCAAGGATCAAATGTTGCTACTCAAACGGATGCAAATGGAAATTATTCCATATCCGTACCTAATGGAAAAGTTTTGGTCTTTCGCTCAATCGGATACAGCGATAAAACATTAATCGTTAAAGAAGGACAATCAGCTTTTAATATTTCACTTAGTAATGATGATCATGCTCTTGATGAGGTAGTTGTAACTGCTGTAGGTATTTCAAGAAAGAGTAAATCTTTAGGTTATGCTACCACAAATATCAATAATGAAGAGATAACCAGAACTTCTCCTGTGAGTATGTTTGATGGGCTTCAAGGCAAGATTGCTGGAGCAACAATTACTTCTCAATCCGGAGCTCCTGGGGCTTCAACTAAGGTGATATTACGTGGATATTCTTCTATTGGAGGAAATAATCAACCGTTGTATGTTATTGATGGTGTTCCAGTCAATAATACTTCTTTAGGCTCTGCAGGATCTACAAGGTCAGCTGATTTCGGAAACCAAGCTAATGACATCAACCCTGATGATATTGAATCCATTAATATTCTTAAAGGAGCTGGCGCAACAAGTTTATACGGTTCTCGTGCTGCAAATGGTGTAATTGTAATAACCACAAAAAAAGGAAAAGCGGGCAAGATAAAAGTCGATTTAGGTACTTCAGCAACGTATTCAAGTATTCTAATGCTGCCGAAATTACAAAACACTTTTGGCCAAGGCTGGTCCGGTGTGTTTTCATATATAGAGAATGGTTCGTGGGGACCAAAATTTGATGGCATTGATCGGCTTTGGGGAAATGTTGTTAATAATCAACAACAAGTCAAACCTTATGTTGGTTTAAAAAATAATATTCGTGATTTCTATACAACAGGAAGTGAATATAATACTAACGTAGCCGTAAGTGGAGGAACTGAGGCTTCGACTTTCTATTTATCATATGGTAATATTTCTAGTAATGGTATTGTTCCAACTGATGCTGATTCTTATGGAAGGAATTCGGTAAGTCTGCGTGGAAGTACAGTTTATAATAAGTTTAAAGCGTCCGCTTCATTGAACTATGTAAATCGTCACCAGAAATTTGTTGCTACTGGTCAAGGGTCGAATACAGGCGCAACAATGTTTCAGGAATTGATTCAAATTCCGAGAGATATGAGTATTATAGATTTTAAAGATTATAAGTATATTTTTAATAATTTAGATAATTATTTTACTCCTTATGCTCAAAACCCTTATTTCGTATTAAATGAAAATGGGAACAACTATAACAGTGATCGTTTTTACGGAAACACTGAATTAAATTATGAGTTTACGGATTGGTTATCGGCGACAGCTCGTGTTGGAGCGGATTTGACCAATGTAAGAATTAAGGATTGGCAGGCAATTAGTAGACCGGATCCCACTAGTCCTAATTCATCTAGGCAAGCTGATGTTGGTGGTGTTACAGAGGATAGTAATTACCTAGGGGAAATAAATGGAGATTTCTTATTGAATTTCAAGAAAAATATCTTAGAAGATCTTACTTTTGATGGATTATTGGGCTATAATTTTAATCAGCGAGAGACTCGACTTCATAATTCATCGGTTGCTGGTCTAACAATACCTAATTTTTATTACCTGTCAAATTCTTCAAATGCACCTGTTACAACGGTAAATATCACCAAAAGGCGATTAATGGGGGCTTATGCACAAGCGAACTTTGGTTATAGAAATTATTTGTTTTTAACCTTGAATGCAAGGAAAGATTGGTCTTCAACACTTCCTATCGGAAAGAATACTTTTTTCTATCCTGCAGCTAATCTGAGTTTTGTTTTATCCGATTTAACGGATCTTAAGCCCTACGGTGTGAGTTTTGCAAAATTTAGAACAAGTATTGGTAGGACAGGTAACGATGCGAATGTTTATCTTTTGCAATCTGTGTTGACGCCTGGTAACGTGGCAATGGGCTTTGGAAATGTTATATTTCCTGTCGGAGGTGTAACAGCTTTTGAATTAGGAAATACAATTGGAAATAATAATCTAGAGCCTGAATTGACGACAGAGTATGAATTTGGAACGGAATTAAAATTTCTTAATAATCGTTTAGGAGTTGATTTTACGTTTTATAATAAAGAAACCGACGGTCAAATTTTGAGTATTCCAATCGCAGCGACTTCTGGATATACATTTCAGGTTGCAAACTTTGGGTTGGTCCGTAATAGAGGTTATGAGTTAACCTTATCAGGTACTCCAGTGAAAACTGATAAGTTTAGTTGGGATATGACTTATACTTTCGCTCAAAACAGGAATAAAGTGCTTGAATTACCCGATGGTTTAGAACAAGTATCTATTTTTTCTGGATATGACGTTGATTTCGTAGCCATCAAAGGCAGACCGCTTGGAGTTTTTAAAGGTCCAACTGAAAAAACTGATCCGAACGGTAACATCATCGTAAATCCTGATAATGGTCTTCCTTTGCAAGCCGACGAAAAAGTGGAATATGGAACGAGTCAACGAGATTATACAATGGGCTTGGTAAATACATTTAAGTATAAAGATTGGGCATTGGGGTTCTCTTTCGACTTTAGAAAAGGTGGACAGTTCTGGTCTTATACTTCTCAATTGAACTATTTTGTTGGAAACGCACAACGTACAACATATAATGATCGTAATACCTACATTATTCCTGGTTCTGTAAACGAGATTAAAGATGGAGATAAGGTTGTAGGATATCAAGAAAATACTACACCAATTGCGTATGGAGATATAGCTAATTATTGGAGTAATGGACAAAATACACAGTCGGTTTCAAGAAATTCGGTATTAGATAAAACTTCTCTTCGGTTGAGAGATGTTACTCTATCGTATAACTTGCCAAAATCTATTGCAGCGAAGATTAAAGCTGATCGTGTATCATTAGGTGTATATGGTAGAAACCTATTCTTATGGCTACCAAAATCTAATACAGTTATTGATCCTGATGCAAGTACATACAATAATGACTTAAGAGGCGAATTGGGGGAATTTGGTGCAGGACCTACGACACGTTCCTACGGCGCGTCTTTAAAAGTGTCATTCTAA
- a CDS encoding SusD/RagB family nutrient-binding outer membrane lipoprotein yields MKLNILNKTKIYLLVALLGGGIVSCDKALDINTDPNNGSLEQGTPELVFPAAVASTAGSIGTEYAILGGIWSQYWTQSPVAAQYRTIDAYEINSSDFNNSFAEAFAGGLNDYNFVINKAKELNKPKFVLMGTVMKAYTYQMLLDIYDQLPYSEAFQGANNLQPKYEDGYTVYKGLLAEIDAALSGDITQGGVAVGDLVFGDRTRGWESNMDSWVAFANTLKLKFYLRMAYAQPAEAEAGIKALYSSGAKFLTIDASMKGFENAENKSNPLYEFNFRKLNINTNLRASKTFISWLQANGDPRIDFYFSKIGSNPFLGNNQGDYANPDPSLANVSVAKIAANADAKFISSAESYFLQAEARERYFGGNGGKDAYESGVTAAFRDAGFESAASTLLAGNYKYKMGGTFEEKLEQIIVQKWASLPGNQALEGFIEKNRTGYPKTSIVYSTDLNYIPGQFVVSKTSKIGNALPKRIVLPDSERKTNTNTPPIVPITNKIWWDKK; encoded by the coding sequence ATGAAATTAAATATATTAAATAAAACTAAGATATATCTTTTAGTAGCCCTTTTAGGGGGGGGAATTGTCAGTTGTGACAAAGCTTTGGATATTAATACGGATCCAAACAATGGATCGTTAGAGCAAGGAACACCTGAATTGGTGTTTCCGGCAGCAGTGGCATCTACGGCAGGGTCGATTGGTACAGAATATGCGATATTGGGAGGTATTTGGTCGCAGTATTGGACGCAAAGTCCAGTTGCTGCACAATATAGAACTATTGACGCTTATGAAATCAACTCTTCTGATTTTAATAATTCCTTTGCTGAAGCGTTTGCTGGAGGATTGAACGATTATAATTTCGTTATTAATAAAGCAAAGGAATTGAACAAGCCGAAATTTGTCTTGATGGGAACTGTAATGAAAGCCTATACTTATCAGATGCTATTAGATATTTACGATCAATTGCCGTACTCTGAAGCCTTTCAAGGAGCAAATAATTTGCAGCCTAAGTATGAAGATGGTTACACTGTTTATAAAGGCTTGCTTGCCGAAATTGATGCTGCTCTATCAGGCGATATCACGCAAGGGGGAGTTGCTGTTGGCGATCTAGTCTTTGGGGATAGAACAAGGGGCTGGGAAAGTAATATGGATTCATGGGTAGCTTTTGCCAATACGCTTAAGCTAAAGTTTTACTTAAGAATGGCTTATGCGCAACCCGCGGAGGCCGAAGCAGGTATTAAAGCGCTTTATTCTTCGGGGGCAAAGTTCTTAACTATCGATGCTTCAATGAAAGGCTTCGAAAATGCTGAAAATAAAAGCAATCCGTTGTATGAGTTTAACTTCAGAAAATTAAATATTAATACCAATTTGCGGGCAAGTAAAACCTTTATTAGCTGGTTGCAGGCAAATGGAGATCCACGGATTGACTTTTATTTTTCTAAAATTGGATCTAATCCATTTTTAGGCAATAACCAAGGTGATTACGCTAATCCAGATCCTTCTTTAGCAAATGTTTCCGTAGCAAAGATTGCAGCAAATGCAGATGCTAAGTTTATCTCTTCAGCAGAATCATATTTCTTACAAGCAGAAGCACGAGAAAGATATTTCGGAGGTAATGGTGGAAAGGACGCATATGAGTCAGGTGTTACTGCAGCTTTTAGAGATGCGGGTTTTGAATCTGCTGCTTCTACTTTGTTAGCCGGAAACTATAAGTATAAAATGGGTGGGACTTTCGAAGAGAAACTCGAACAGATTATTGTTCAAAAATGGGCTTCTCTTCCTGGGAATCAGGCTCTCGAAGGTTTTATCGAAAAAAATAGGACTGGTTACCCTAAGACTAGTATAGTATATTCTACTGATTTGAATTATATACCAGGACAATTCGTAGTTTCTAAAACAAGTAAAATTGGTAATGCGCTACCTAAACGTATTGTTCTTCCAGATAGTGAGAGAAAAACGAATACCAATACTCCTCCAATTGTTCCAATTACAAACAAAATTTGGTGGGATAAAAAATAA
- a CDS encoding SusD/RagB family nutrient-binding outer membrane lipoprotein produces MKTINLKNAKKLLVLALVGTLGLTSCNKFLDVNENPNNPETATPSLLLPTVEAAISQVVGNSFQVYGNIWGQYWTQNPTSSQYRSIDRYQVLNTAMDRSWLILYRSALNNAELIINSNEAANDNYKGIAYLLKAYTFQVATDAFGDIPLSEALKANGNLNPKYEAQAVVYDSIFNYIDKGLALLATPQAVPVSTQDMIFNGDLDKWKAFANTLKLRAYLRISNVDASKAAAGIKALYAKNAAFLDQDASITYTTTGGNENPFYNEMVGLGKTQNVVASGTVIQAFVKNNDPRRFSFYNKLSGQDTIAFILQGDFNANSAKLVSSPSPLVGGRAVDPTSATAPVKLFSAAESKFLQAEAVVKGWGKGDAKALFESGITTSFTATANASDAAKYIAEAPDAKFTGDTEAKLKAIITQKYYAMCGFQGFESWTEWRRTGYPTFFTTSIASTLGEGRMPLRMPYANSEATSNTNYPGNVVIYTPVWWDVK; encoded by the coding sequence ATGAAAACTATAAATTTAAAAAATGCTAAGAAGCTTTTAGTTTTAGCTTTAGTTGGCACACTAGGGTTGACTAGTTGTAATAAATTTTTGGATGTGAATGAAAATCCGAACAATCCAGAAACAGCTACGCCTAGTTTATTATTACCTACAGTGGAAGCTGCTATCAGTCAAGTCGTAGGTAACAGTTTTCAGGTATATGGTAATATCTGGGGACAATATTGGACACAAAACCCTACTTCCTCTCAATACCGTTCTATCGACAGATATCAAGTATTGAATACAGCAATGGATAGATCATGGTTGATTTTGTATCGTAGCGCATTGAATAATGCTGAACTAATCATCAATTCAAATGAGGCTGCCAATGACAATTATAAAGGTATTGCCTACTTATTGAAGGCTTATACCTTTCAAGTAGCAACAGATGCTTTTGGAGATATTCCATTGTCAGAAGCATTGAAGGCAAATGGAAATCTTAATCCTAAATACGAAGCTCAAGCAGTTGTTTACGATTCTATTTTCAACTACATTGATAAAGGTTTGGCTTTGTTAGCAACACCACAGGCGGTACCTGTCTCAACTCAAGATATGATCTTCAACGGTGATTTGGATAAATGGAAAGCTTTTGCAAATACCTTGAAGTTGAGAGCATATTTACGTATTTCAAATGTTGATGCGAGCAAAGCTGCAGCTGGTATTAAGGCACTTTATGCAAAAAATGCAGCCTTCTTAGATCAGGATGCTTCAATAACTTACACAACAACTGGTGGTAACGAAAATCCGTTTTATAACGAGATGGTCGGATTGGGTAAAACTCAAAATGTTGTGGCAAGTGGAACGGTGATTCAGGCATTTGTGAAAAACAATGACCCGAGAAGATTCTCTTTTTATAATAAGTTAAGCGGACAGGATACGATCGCATTTATTCTTCAAGGTGATTTTAATGCAAATTCAGCAAAATTAGTTTCTTCTCCTTCACCTCTTGTTGGTGGCCGCGCAGTGGATCCTACATCAGCAACAGCGCCAGTAAAATTATTCTCGGCTGCTGAAAGTAAATTTTTGCAAGCTGAAGCTGTGGTAAAAGGTTGGGGTAAAGGTGATGCAAAAGCATTATTTGAATCTGGTATTACAACAAGCTTTACAGCTACGGCAAACGCTAGTGACGCTGCTAAATATATCGCAGAAGCTCCGGATGCGAAATTTACAGGTGATACCGAAGCAAAATTGAAAGCGATTATCACACAAAAATATTATGCAATGTGTGGTTTCCAAGGTTTTGAATCATGGACTGAGTGGAGAAGAACTGGTTATCCAACTTTCTTTACAACTTCTATCGCTTCTACTTTAGGAGAAGGCAGAATGCCATTACGGATGCCTTATGCAAACAGTGAGGCTACTTCAAATACAAATTACCCTGGTAATGTTGTAATCTATACGCCAGTATGGTGGGATGTGAAATAA
- a CDS encoding IS3 family transposase (programmed frameshift), which produces MSRERKVYTKEFKLMSVELSNTRSDLSALARELDISPALLYRWRKEHSVKQGSSFSGNGKVILSESEQELARLRKELRETQMERDILKKAGKHLLQERHQIFRFIRDNREIFSVEKMCQVFKVSRAGYYNFLKGIPSNRSIENQQITMEIQDAFIRSKNTYGSPRITRELHKKNIKISRVRVAKLMRKAGLRSIVKKKFKVTTDSTHKFSVPENILDRDFKPGTLGAVWVSDITYIKTQQGWLYLTTVIDLGDRKVIGWALSETMNAVDTVISAFKMAQKARPITQKLIFHSDRGVQYACHEFSSMVEKNPLIIRSMSRKGNCWDNAVAESFFKTLKAECIYQHKFAHRKQAALIVFEYIETWYNRKRQHSALGYLSPEEFTRKINKQNIAA; this is translated from the exons ATGTCAAGAGAAAGAAAAGTTTATACCAAAGAGTTCAAACTGATGAGCGTTGAACTGAGCAACACGCGTAGCGACCTTAGCGCGCTGGCCAGGGAACTGGATATTAGCCCAGCATTATTGTATAGGTGGCGAAAGGAACATTCTGTAAAACAAGGAAGTAGTTTCTCTGGGAATGGAAAAGTTATCTTGAGTGAGAGTGAACAGGAGTTAGCACGATTAAGAAAAGAACTTCGGGAGACACAGATGGAACGGGATATATTAAAGAAGGCTG GTAAGCATCTTCTCCAAGAGCGACACCAAATATTCAGGTTCATAAGGGACAATAGGGAAATATTTTCAGTCGAGAAGATGTGTCAGGTGTTCAAGGTGAGCAGAGCGGGCTACTACAACTTTTTAAAGGGTATCCCTTCAAATAGAAGTATTGAAAACCAACAGATTACTATGGAAATCCAGGATGCATTTATAAGAAGTAAAAATACTTACGGCAGTCCGCGTATTACCAGAGAACTACACAAAAAGAATATTAAAATATCCAGAGTGAGGGTAGCCAAACTGATGAGAAAGGCCGGGTTAAGAAGTATTGTCAAGAAAAAATTTAAGGTGACCACAGACTCCACCCATAAGTTTTCGGTACCGGAGAATATATTGGACCGTGATTTTAAACCGGGAACACTTGGTGCAGTATGGGTATCAGACATCACTTACATCAAAACGCAGCAGGGATGGTTGTATCTGACAACTGTAATCGATCTGGGAGATCGAAAAGTAATTGGATGGGCTTTAAGTGAGACTATGAATGCGGTAGATACGGTGATTTCTGCTTTTAAAATGGCACAAAAAGCAAGGCCAATCACCCAGAAACTAATATTCCATTCCGATCGTGGCGTACAGTATGCCTGTCATGAGTTCAGCTCTATGGTGGAAAAAAATCCACTCATCATAAGAAGCATGAGTAGAAAGGGAAATTGCTGGGATAATGCTGTCGCTGAAAGTTTTTTCAAGACACTGAAAGCGGAATGTATATATCAGCATAAATTCGCTCACAGGAAGCAAGCTGCGCTTATTGTCTTTGAATATATTGAGACTTGGTACAACCGAAAAAGGCAACATTCTGCCTTAGGATACTTATCACCAGAGGAGTTTACTAGAAAAATAAATAAACAAAATATTGCAGCTTAA
- a CDS encoding immunoglobulin-like domain-containing protein has translation MKRYLIIITVFAVLFTSCKKDTENVSFVTTFADFDMKGNQYQSLVVGQKYVEQGVSAKEGEKSLEIITRGVVDESKTGVYEITYSAINSDNFPGSVKRYVAVLPSTPTVDISGGFFYKANPTFTTTMTKLAPGFYTFGNVWGASVIPAYILSTNGVDLTLPLSQLSGFGRVQGTGKIDGNEMTLIVDLLDQGISNRARIWVKN, from the coding sequence ATGAAAAGATATCTAATAATTATAACCGTGTTTGCAGTACTTTTTACCTCATGTAAGAAAGATACTGAAAATGTATCGTTTGTGACAACTTTTGCTGACTTTGATATGAAGGGTAACCAATATCAATCTTTGGTCGTTGGGCAGAAATATGTCGAACAAGGTGTATCAGCAAAAGAAGGCGAGAAGAGCCTTGAAATTATTACTAGGGGAGTTGTTGACGAGTCTAAGACTGGTGTTTATGAAATAACATACTCGGCAATAAATAGTGATAATTTTCCTGGAAGTGTAAAGAGGTATGTTGCGGTGTTGCCATCTACACCAACTGTAGATATATCAGGAGGCTTTTTCTATAAGGCTAATCCGACCTTTACAACAACAATGACTAAATTGGCTCCTGGATTTTATACGTTTGGTAATGTCTGGGGGGCAAGTGTTATTCCAGCATACATATTGTCTACTAATGGCGTTGATTTAACATTACCACTGTCTCAGCTAAGCGGCTTTGGAAGAGTTCAGGGTACAGGAAAAATAGATGGGAATGAAATGACTTTGATAGTTGATTTGTTGGATCAGGGAATATCTAATAGAGCTAGAATTTGGGTGAAAAATTAA